A segment of the Yersinia rochesterensis genome:
CGACTGAGCCGGACGGCCGTTCGGTGCTGCGCCTGCGACTGGCCTGCAGCCCACAAGCTGACTGGTCACAGGTGGACTTACGGCGCCTATGCTTTTATCTGGCGGGAGACGCCCCGGTCAGCAGTGCGTTACATCTGGCACTGACTCGGCGTCAGGCCGCGCTCTATTTGCGGCTACCCAATCAGGCTGAGCGAATAAAACTGGATGGCTGGTTTTCTCCCGGCGGCTTTGCAGACCAAGATTTGCTGTGGCCCAAAGGCGACAGCGCCTTCAGCGGCTATCAGCTATTGCTGGAATATTTCACCTTCCGCGAGAAGTTTATGTTCGTGCATCTGAACGGGCTGGAAACCGTGACGCTGCCAGCGGGCATTACCTGGTTTGATATCGAGGTGGTGTTTGATTGTCAGTGGCAAAACGACCTGCCGGTCAGGGATGACGCGCTGCACCTGCATTGTGTGCCAGTGGTTAACCTGTTCTCGCTGGAAGCGGATCCGCTGACCATCAATGGACTGGAAAGTGAGTATATGCTGCGCCCGCGCCGTTTGCAGGATGGGCACACTGAAATTTACTCTGTGGACACCGTGACCGGTTCGCAGCGAACATCCGATGCCACTTATGTTCCTTTTACCAGCTTTCGCCATCGCGGCGGGATGCAGCGACGTCATGCGCCAGAGCGTTACTTCCATACCCGCGTAAAACGGGGTGTGACCGGGCTGCACGATACCTGGTTGATCCTCGGCGGCCAGCAATGGGAAGCGGACCGATTGTTTACCCGCGAGGCGGTGTCACTGAAAATTACCGGTACCAATGGTCAGCTCCCGCGCAAAGCGTTACAGAGCACGTTGTTGGACCGTTGCGAAGCAGTGTTACAGACGCCGCTGAAAGTACGCAATCTCTGCAAGCCTACGTTACCCTCTTATCCCCCGGCGGAAGACCACTTCCAGTGGCGGGTACTGAGCCATCTGGGCTCAAGTTACCTCAACCTGATGAGCAGCGCACAGGTGCTACGCGGGACGCTGGAGCTGTACAACTGGCAAGGGGATGAACTGAATAATCGCCGTCTTGATGCCATTCAACAGGTGCAGCACCACCAGACGCAGCGTTTTGAAAAGGGCTTTCTGCTGCGGGGTATCGATATTGAAGTGACGCTGGATGGCAACGGTTTCACCGGTGAAGGCGACATTCACCTGTTCGGCGAGATGCTCAACCGCTTCTTTGCCCTTTACGCTGACATCCATCTGTTTAATCAGCTCACCCTTATCGTTCAGCCTGCAGGGAAATGTATCCGATGGAAAGAGAATCACAATCAGCGTCTGCCCGGCTAATCGAACAACTGTGGGATAAACTGCCGTATACCCAGTTTTATCGTTTCTGCCAGTTACTGGAGCAAAGCCAGCCGGATGCGCCCCCACTGGGCAGCCACTGGCAGGTCAGGCACGATCCGGTGCGATTTCGCCCCCATCCGGGCATGGGGTTTCCGGCCAGTGAATTTAAACGGGTGGAAATACCCGAGCATGCACACCTGCCGCCGACCATCCGCACCACTTTTATGGGGTTGTATGGTGTGGAGTCACCGCTGCCCACCGCCTATATCGACGATATTACCCAGCGCCGCGAAGGGCATGAGGCGGTCAGCGACTTTCTCGATATCTTCAATCACCGGCTGACCACGCAGTATTATCGCATTTGGCGCAAGTACTCCTATCCGGCCAGTTTTTCTCCCGGCGGCACCGATAAAACCTCTCAATATCTGTTGAGCCTCTGTGGCCTGGGTATTGAGGGATGCGCACAGAATATCGCCACGCCGGTATCCCGCTTTTTGGCGCTAACCAGCATGATGCGGCTGCCCACGCGCACCAGCGAAGGCATTATGGCGCTGGTTCAGTTGCTGGCACCGGAAACCGAGGCCCGCGTGATAGCCCATGACCGCTGCCGTATCCCCTTGCGTAATCCATTGGCCATGAGTGCGCGCTACCCCATCAGCATGAGCAACAGCCCAGTGATGGGCAGTCACGCGGTGGATGTTAACAGCCAGGTATTACTGCAACTGAAGACCGATAACCCCGATGAAGCCCGCGAGTGGCTGCCCGGCGGGCAGTTACACACCGATTTGCTGGCGTTATTGCAGGTGTATCTGGGGTCACGGCTGCATGTGCGTTTACAACTGTCGGTGTTACGCGCGCTGCTGCCTGATGCCCAACTCTCCTGCCAGCCGAAAAGCACCGGTATTCTGTTAGGCCGAACCGCGATGATGCGCACACAGCGCGCCGCGTCAACCCGACAAAATAATACTGAAATGATCACAATTAATCTGGGCCGCTATCAGCGTGTTCAGGAAAATCTTCACCGAAGGGACACCGATGAATATGGCGATTACCGCTGGTAAAACACCTTTTGCATTACTGATGCTGGTCCTGATATCCACCCTGAGCGGATGTGGACTGACCCAGAAAGTGAGTGACGGCACCGTCGCCGTGACAAAATCCATTTTTTATAAGCAGGTGAAAACACTACATCTGGATATACAGGCGCGGGATGCGGTAAACAACAACGCGGCCGGGGCCCCGCTGGCCACGGTGGTGCGTATCTATCAGCTACAGGATCGCAAAACATTTGATGGCACCGATTATCCCTCTTTATTTGCCGAAGACAGCCAAGCTATCAAAGCCGATCTGGTTGCCGAAAAAGATATCCGTATTCGCCCCGGAGCTGCGGTGACCATCGACGTGCCGTTGGATGAAAAAGCGCAATATGTGGCGGTGGCGGGCATGTTTCTGGCACCCGATATCACCAACAACACTTGGCGGGTAGTGCTGAGTCGTGACGACCTCGACCCCGATAAGGCTCGCCAGATTGAACTGAATAATCATGGGATGACGCTGTTACCCCTAAAGGGTAAGTAATATGGCTCAGCCTTCTCTCTATGAAATGCTGTTCGGCAACGTAGCGGGTGAGCTTGACCTTCATCAGGTGAGCGAAACCAATCAGGTCGTCCTGTCGGTGCTCGACAATATGCAGCGCATTCTCAACTGCCGCGCCGGTACGCTCAGTCATCTGCCGGATTACGGCCTGCCGGACATGAGCAAAATCCTGCAAGGGATGCCCGGCACCGCCCATTCACTGCTGACCACGATCTCTGACACCTTGCTGAAATATGAGCCACGGTTGAAAAGTCTCAAGGTGGTGGTGCTACCGCAATCCACCCCGGGGCATTTGGAATATGGCATTGATGCCGAGCTAAAAGAGTTCGGGCTGGTGCACTTTGGCACCGCGTTTATGCCGGAAGGGCGAGTGTTGATACGCCATCTTAAACAACAACACTATCTCAATCCGGGTGAGTCATATTGAGCGCTTGTGAATTTAGTATTTTTTAGTGCGTGTAAACATATTATTTTTTAATGGGACAGGTGGGAAGTCATTCTTTCGCCTGCGTTGTAATAAAAAAGGTGTTTTTAAATGTTGAAAAAGAGTTTTTTATTGTCCTCTGTTTTATTTATTTCGTTAAATGCTCACGCGGGTTTCTTTGGCGGTGATGACTTTAAATGTGGACGAGAAGATGCTGTGAAGGCATTGCAGGATTATATTAAGAGTGGAGCAGGGGGACAGTTGCAAAGTAATTATATTACAGATGCTGCACGTTTCTACGGCAAAGACCTTCAGGTATTTCAGGATAAACTCAACGGCATCAGTATTAACGCATCCAATGTATCAACCGCAGGTAATACGGGCAGTGAACTGAACTGTAAGGCAACAATTGTCGTTAATTTACCGGCCGAAACACTTGAAGTCGTGAAAGATAATCCGGTTTATCTGTCCCTGCTGGTGAGCAATGGCGGAACGCTTAATCAAGGCAGCATTGTATGGAATGACTATGCCTATAGTGTCAAACTAGCAGATAATAAAAAGGATATTTCTGTCAGTCGTGTCGAAAATATTATGAAAGCGTTATATCAAACGACGGTTCTCGCCGTAACGAAAGATGACATTATTAGTAGTAATTATAGTGCTAAATTGGATAAAGCTAAAAGGGACTATATGGGCCAGGACGCTTATCTGAATGATGTCTGGAAAAGATTGCCGGACGCGATCAGGTCATCCATGAAAAAAGAGCAGGTTGCTTGGGTGAATGAAAAAGCGCTTAAATGTGGAAAACTTTCTGATGCGGATTCAGCGGCAACACCTTTCCAGAATAGAATTAAAATCTACCAGTGTCAGACAAAAATGACTCAAGAGCGTATCGCCTTTCTCGGTGGGGACAGGGATTACGATTAATGACTGATTATTAATGGTCAATGTGCGCCCGAAAATTCGGGCGTACATCTCAGTTTCTTGCTCGATATTAATATGGGGTTAGTCCGGTGTTATATAGAGATAATCTAATAAAAAGAATATTAGGTGGTTTTAGCACGCAACTCGATCCGAGGGCGTCGTTTTAATGTTTTATCAGGGAAGACAAACTATGACACCTAATACCGAGCGGACGGTTAAAACCGGCGGTGACCCCCGCCATTTTGCTGAATTCAGTGCGTTACGTGACGAAATCGGCAAATTACATCATCCAGCTCGCCCGGATGTTGACTGGGGGCGGGTTGAGCAGCTTTGTTTAGCGCTGTTTCGTCAAAATGGGGTTGAGTTACAGACCACGGTAGATTTTACCTTGGCGCGGACGCACATCGCAGGACTGGCTGGATTGTGTGAGGGGCTGGAACTGTTGGCGGGATTAATCTCTCATCAATGGAGCGCCTTGTGGCCACCGCAAACCCATGCCCGGGTGGCGTTATTGGCCTGGTTGAGTGACCGGTTGCAGCAAGTTTGGCGCACCATGACATTATGCTACGGTGACCTGGCTCAGGTGTACCGGGCAGAGCGTGCGTTGGAACAGTTGTGCACGCAGTTGCAAACGCTAGAGCTCAAACATCTGAGTAAATTGGATGGGGTGCGCCTGATGTTGCATAACGCAGCACTACGTCTGGAGAGTGCTGAGACCGCCGCTGATACGCCAGACCGATTAAGTATTCCGGTACGGCATGCCGGTGTCTCTGAACCACAACGACAGCCACAACCGACATTCTCGTCGGCTGCGGTCAGCGAACCACTGGTTTATCTTGTCAACGAACCGGCCCCGGCGCGTGTTGAGGTGGAGTTGTCGCCGCCTTCGCCGCCCCCACCACGTTGGAAAGCGGGGCAGGGGTTTGTCGCCGGGCTATCGCTGATGGCTGTTTTGATGGTGGGGAGTTTCTTTATCTGGCAGTCGCTGTCATCTAATCCATTGCGCGAGGCATTGCTAACCAGTGTCGCGCCATTACCTGCGCCACTGGTAGCCAAATCAATCGATGAACTGAGAAAACAGACCTCAGACGCCGGGTTGGGGCGTTTGGCTGAGCCCGTATTGCAAGCCAGTGGCATACAGTTGGAACAACTAACACAGTTACCACCGTTATGGGCACAAATGTGGGGGGATGGGTTGTTAGCTCAGGCGCAACAACTGTGGCCAGCCAACCAACAGGTTAAACGACTGAGTGCCTTGTGGCAGCAACAGCGAGAAGCCGGTGCTGCGCCATTGGTGGAGTTGAAACACTATGCATTGGCACAAGAGCGTTTGCGGCAACTGGCAGATCGACTGAATGGATTGGATGAAAAGAAGGGGCGTTATATGACGGTATCGGAGCTTAAATCGGTAGTTTTTGCGATTCAGCAACCACTGACACAGGCATTACCTCTGGAAGAGTTATTGCGTCAGTATCAGGAACAATCACAGTCTGGGCAGACCCCGCCATCGGCACTGCGCCAACAGATAGACAGCCGGTTTAGTCAACTGCTGAATCGGTATGCGTTGCTGGCCTCATCCTCTAACACTCAGTAAACCTTCATTTATTACGGAAGATAATCAGGTGAATGGAAATAAGAACCCCTCTGGTCAACTCTCTTTGCCGGACTGGTATCCGGTTGCTTTTTCGCATCTGGATGCGGTGGAGTACGCCAGTGTGGCTCAATTGTGGCAAAGCGAACCGGTATTGCGTGAATTGGCAACAGCGTTGGATAAGCGTAATCCGGGACTCATCACCTTGACACAATGTCCACATTGTCACAGTACGGATATCTGTCCTGGAACCCGCCCGGAGGAATATCGTTGCCGGGCGTGCCTGCGGTGCAGTTCTCCGTATACCCATACGCCGTTTTTCGATTTACACCATGTTAGGCATTCGCGACTTTATGCGGTATTGGTGACCCTCTGGGGGACCTGGCGGGAGGAAGATGCTGCCTGGTTGAGTGACTGTAAATCCAAACAGATATGGAAACAGTACTGCCAACGGCTCCAGCCGATTCTGGCGTTGCTTGGTCATCGCCCGGTGACCCCACAACCGCGTTACTTACGGGGATTTACCCCGGGGCAGCAAGGGATACATTGCCCTGCCTGCAACAGCACGCAATTGGCCTATAGTGAAACGATGCCGGTCGGTAATCCTGAAGTGCACTGCCAGGTTTGCCAGGCTGATTTTGTAATGTATCCCGACATACCGAAGGGCGTTGATCCGTTTGCCGCTAACACGCCACAGAGTGATATCCCAGTCCCCCAGTGGTTTAGCCGATTGTTCGCTCATGCGACCCAGGCGCAATATCAACATTTACGGGAGGTCTGGCAACGGGAGCCGGTGCTGAGAGAAGCCGTGGAGCGGCTGGATGCGCAAAATCCTGAACAGGGTGCGGTATATGCCTGCCCTTACTGCCAGAATAAGCACATTCGTCCCCGTAAAACAGTCTCGTCTATTGAAGGGTATTATTGCCCGGCCTGCGATAATCCCTTTACAGCCACCACCGGCACACTGTTTTCCCGGATGCGTCCAGAGCATTTTTGGCGTTTGTATGCGGTCCTGGTGATGTTATGGACGCAGTGGCGACCGACACAAGTTTTTGCGCTGTGTGGGCTACGTTCTGTGAGTGCTTTTCTGATTTACCATAAAAGGCTTGGCCCGTTGCTGGAGGAATTTACGGATACTGCTGTTACCCCGACTCCGCGAAACCTGCTGGGTTTTACTCCGGGACAGCAAGGTGTGCATTGCGTCAATTGCCTGTCAACACACCTGATAACGGAAGGCATAACGGTCATGCCCCTGGATAACCCCAATATCTGTTGTCTGGATTGTGGGCATAAATTCATGTTGCGGGTCTGGTGGCAACAGGCCGTGTGTGAGGAGCCTCCGACAACCGCATAATCACTATTGTTGTTTTATACCGAAGCGGCTCCAGCCAGCATGATGTGAACCCAGACCAGACGAAGCGATTGATAAAATAGCTTTATCATCAGCGAGCATGGTTTCTGAAACTGTATATGACTCATGGGGTGATCACTAATTTGACCCATTGTGTGCAATTAATACGTTTAAAAAGGAATGAGTATGCGAAATTCATTACGTTTATCTTTGTTTATCACCGCAGTGTTGCCCTTTGTGAGCTACGCCGAACTTTCTCAAGGTCAATCTATGGCATTTTCTGCTGGTGTTGTTAGCCTCGGCAGTTCCGCGCTGGTGAGCGGATTAATTCTCTCACCCGTTCTGTTGCCGACAGGATTGATCATGACCTCT
Coding sequences within it:
- the tssE gene encoding type VI secretion system baseplate subunit TssE encodes the protein MAQPSLYEMLFGNVAGELDLHQVSETNQVVLSVLDNMQRILNCRAGTLSHLPDYGLPDMSKILQGMPGTAHSLLTTISDTLLKYEPRLKSLKVVVLPQSTPGHLEYGIDAELKEFGLVHFGTAFMPEGRVLIRHLKQQHYLNPGESY
- the tssF gene encoding type VI secretion system baseplate subunit TssF; amino-acid sequence: MKDLTLRYYDAEMRYLRDAAKEFAQTHPDRAAMLDLDKPGTPDPYVERLFEGFAFSMGRLREKIDDDLPEFTEGLVSMLWPHYLRTIPSLSIVSLTPDVPAMKMAEIVPAGMEIYSRPIGPKNTVCQYRTTREMVLNPLAVSTVVMATEPDGRSVLRLRLACSPQADWSQVDLRRLCFYLAGDAPVSSALHLALTRRQAALYLRLPNQAERIKLDGWFSPGGFADQDLLWPKGDSAFSGYQLLLEYFTFREKFMFVHLNGLETVTLPAGITWFDIEVVFDCQWQNDLPVRDDALHLHCVPVVNLFSLEADPLTINGLESEYMLRPRRLQDGHTEIYSVDTVTGSQRTSDATYVPFTSFRHRGGMQRRHAPERYFHTRVKRGVTGLHDTWLILGGQQWEADRLFTREAVSLKITGTNGQLPRKALQSTLLDRCEAVLQTPLKVRNLCKPTLPSYPPAEDHFQWRVLSHLGSSYLNLMSSAQVLRGTLELYNWQGDELNNRRLDAIQQVQHHQTQRFEKGFLLRGIDIEVTLDGNGFTGEGDIHLFGEMLNRFFALYADIHLFNQLTLIVQPAGKCIRWKENHNQRLPG
- the tssG gene encoding type VI secretion system baseplate subunit TssG; amino-acid sequence: MYPMERESQSASARLIEQLWDKLPYTQFYRFCQLLEQSQPDAPPLGSHWQVRHDPVRFRPHPGMGFPASEFKRVEIPEHAHLPPTIRTTFMGLYGVESPLPTAYIDDITQRREGHEAVSDFLDIFNHRLTTQYYRIWRKYSYPASFSPGGTDKTSQYLLSLCGLGIEGCAQNIATPVSRFLALTSMMRLPTRTSEGIMALVQLLAPETEARVIAHDRCRIPLRNPLAMSARYPISMSNSPVMGSHAVDVNSQVLLQLKTDNPDEAREWLPGGQLHTDLLALLQVYLGSRLHVRLQLSVLRALLPDAQLSCQPKSTGILLGRTAMMRTQRAASTRQNNTEMITINLGRYQRVQENLHRRDTDEYGDYRW
- a CDS encoding VasL domain-containing protein is translated as MTPNTERTVKTGGDPRHFAEFSALRDEIGKLHHPARPDVDWGRVEQLCLALFRQNGVELQTTVDFTLARTHIAGLAGLCEGLELLAGLISHQWSALWPPQTHARVALLAWLSDRLQQVWRTMTLCYGDLAQVYRAERALEQLCTQLQTLELKHLSKLDGVRLMLHNAALRLESAETAADTPDRLSIPVRHAGVSEPQRQPQPTFSSAAVSEPLVYLVNEPAPARVEVELSPPSPPPPRWKAGQGFVAGLSLMAVLMVGSFFIWQSLSSNPLREALLTSVAPLPAPLVAKSIDELRKQTSDAGLGRLAEPVLQASGIQLEQLTQLPPLWAQMWGDGLLAQAQQLWPANQQVKRLSALWQQQREAGAAPLVELKHYALAQERLRQLADRLNGLDEKKGRYMTVSELKSVVFAIQQPLTQALPLEELLRQYQEQSQSGQTPPSALRQQIDSRFSQLLNRYALLASSSNTQ
- the tssJ gene encoding type VI secretion system lipoprotein TssJ, with amino-acid sequence MAITAGKTPFALLMLVLISTLSGCGLTQKVSDGTVAVTKSIFYKQVKTLHLDIQARDAVNNNAAGAPLATVVRIYQLQDRKTFDGTDYPSLFAEDSQAIKADLVAEKDIRIRPGAAVTIDVPLDEKAQYVAVAGMFLAPDITNNTWRVVLSRDDLDPDKARQIELNNHGMTLLPLKGK
- a CDS encoding lysozyme inhibitor LprI family protein gives rise to the protein MLKKSFLLSSVLFISLNAHAGFFGGDDFKCGREDAVKALQDYIKSGAGGQLQSNYITDAARFYGKDLQVFQDKLNGISINASNVSTAGNTGSELNCKATIVVNLPAETLEVVKDNPVYLSLLVSNGGTLNQGSIVWNDYAYSVKLADNKKDISVSRVENIMKALYQTTVLAVTKDDIISSNYSAKLDKAKRDYMGQDAYLNDVWKRLPDAIRSSMKKEQVAWVNEKALKCGKLSDADSAATPFQNRIKIYQCQTKMTQERIAFLGGDRDYD